Part of the Flavobacterium alkalisoli genome is shown below.
GATAACAAAAGACATCTCGGTTATTATTTTTACATCTTTATCAACTTCAGGAATATTAAGATTGTTTCTGAAGTAATCATAAAACTTTTCCTCGCCACCAACGTATTGTGGCTTTATATCAAGTTTTTTTACCGGATATATTTTTTCTTCCTGGTCCTGATATAATTTTACTTCCTTAAATTTTGAAAAAGGCTGTTTTGCGGCTGTTATATTAACAGGATACAGTATGCCTGTGCATGCAATTGCTATTATTGTTTTTTTGTTTAATACGTTTAATAAAGGATTATTTTTAAGTGTCATAAATTTTATAATGATGATTGTTATTTTTTCTTTTGTATCTCCTTGTCTATAATGGCTCTTAGTTCTTCCAGCTCCTTTGTACTCATGTTAGTTTCCTTGGTGAAAAAAGAAGCAAACTGAGAGGCAGAATTATTGAAGAAGTTTTTTATTATCCCGTTCACCTGTTTAGAAAAGTAATCCGACTTTTCTACCAAGGGGTAGTATTCCCTTGATTTGCCAAACTCCTTATAGCCTACAAAGCCTTTTTCGGTCATTCTCTTTAAAAGTGTGGCAAGAGTAGTGGGAGCAGGTTTGGGTTCAGGAAACAAATCCATAAGGTCTTTCATGAAAGCTTTTTCCAGTTTCCATAAAAGTTCCATTACCTGTTCTTCTGTTTTTGTAAGTTGCATGTTCTACAATTTTAGAATTGTTTCTACAAATGTAGAATAAAATTTAATATGTGCAACTTTTTTAAATAAAAAATCCACCCAAACAAGGGTGGATTAGTGAGTTAGTTAGTATTAAGGCACGGTGTGGCTTATACTATATAGATAATTTTTTTGTGCTAAAGGTTGGGAGCAAAGCAAAAAAAAACGCCTTTACGGCGTTTTTTCACACATGATAAAAAAAATACTAATAGGTAAGGTGGTTTGTTTATGTTTGAGCTTAACCTTTTTTAATGTTTATGCTAAACGGTAAATTATAACTTGTTCTAACAGGTCTTCCGTCTATTTGCCCCGGAGTCCATTTTTGTGTAAGCGAACTAAATGCTTTTATAACCTGTTCGCTAAATCCGTAACCTGGATCGTCTATCGCCTTAATGTTAGAAAGTGTACCGTCTTTTTCTATTACAAACGAAATATTTACTTTATAATCGCCTTCAGGTATTGCCTGTTTAACTACAAATTTCCTGCTTATCTGAACATAAAATGCCTGTGTGCCACCGGGAAACTCCGGTTGTTTGGTAAGCTTCTCCGGACTGAAAACCCTGTTAAAGTTTATATGGTCTGTTTGCAGGCTGTCATGTTCCTTTTTAATGGTAAATTCTATTGTTTCAGATTCTTTACTTTTTAGTTCTTCACCTTTTAATGCTGTTGTCGGCAAAGTTGTTTTTTGGGCAACAGGAGCCTCTTTTTTAGCAGGCGCCGGTTCTTTCTTTACGGCAGCAACTGCAACCGGTTCTTTTTTAGGCTCAGGTTTCTTAGGCTCTTCCTTTATAACCGGTTTCTCTTCCGGTATGTCAGCAACTATCTGTTTTTCTTCAGGAGCCGGATCTGTAACCACTGGCTCATTTATTATTTGTTGAGGTTGTTCAGTTTTAATAACTGCAGGTTCAATATTTTCTTTTTCTAAATAATTAAAAATAACTATACTGCCGGCAATGGCTATAACTCCTGTTGCAATAAGTGCTTTATACATAACCCCTTTTCTAACCATAGCAGGGTTAGGGGTAATGTTAAGTTGTTCTTCTATTCTAGACCACAACTGATCCCCCGGCGGTTCGTTAAACGAATCGCTCCGATCCTTAAAATGTTTAAACAGTTCGTTATCTTTCATAGTTTACTGCTTTTGGGGTTAGTGAGCTAAAAAAAGTTTTTTTTAATTTCTCTTTTGCATAGCTAAGCTGCGATTTTGATGTTCCTTCGCTTATTCCAAGCTGTTCAGCAATTTCAGCATGCTTATAGCCTTCTATAGCATACAGGTTAAATACTATTCTTGCTCCTTCAGGCAGGTAGTTCAGCATTTTTTCAACATCATCACGCCAAAGGTCACTGTCATTATTTAATACCGGTATGGATACATCATCCGTACTCACTTCATTTTTAAAATTCGTCTTTTTTCGTAACTCCATAAGGCAGCAGTTAACAGCTATCCTTAAAATCCAGCCTTCAAAACTTCCCTGGTTATTGTACTGGCTTATTTTTTGAAAAACAGTAAGAAAAGTGTTCATAACCATTTCTTCGGCACGCTCATGGTCTTTCATGTAACGTTTACAAATACCCATTACCTTAGAGCCATAGGTTTTGTAGACATGATTCTGTGTGAGCCTGTCCTGTTTTTTGCAGCCTTGTATCAATTGCTGTTCGGTCATGTATCAGTTGTTACTGTTCTGTTCCGTTTTCTGTTGCTATTTCTATGTTGCTGTATATCGGTTTTACGACTTCCTGTCCGTTGCAGTCTATAAATCCATAAAAACCATCTTTTTCGACCATTATCCATCCGTTAGGATTTTTGTCAGACGTATTCATCGATTCATATTGAGGTTTACAAACCTGATTGCCATCAATAAGGCTTATAAGTCCTATAAAACCATCCTTTTCTACAACTGCTGTATCCGGGCAGTAAATGCCAAAATCTGTAATATCATCATATATTGCAGGAACTATTTCCTGTCCAAACTCGTCTATATAGCCTGTAAAGCCGTCTTTTTCAACCTTAATCCAGTTTTCCGGTTTGTTGTTGCTTTTTTCCTGAGCACCAACTGCCGAAGATAAAATAACTAAGGTTGTAATAAAAATATTTCTCATAAAAATAAGGTGTGGCGTTGAGATCTTATTTATAAAGATGCAGGTGTGAAAAAAAGGGTTGGAATGAAATAAAAAAAATCTGCCTTTTGAGCAGATTTTTTTATTAGGAAAGATGAGGTTATTTGCTCATCTCTGTAAAATGCTTGTAAAATAAAGGAATTGTCTCAATACCTTTAAGATAATTGAATATGCCGAAATGTTCGTTAGGGGAGTGGATAGCATCACTGTCTAGACCAAAGCCCATCATTATCGTTTTGCTCTTAAGTTCTTTTTCAAAAAGAGCTACGATAGGAATACTTCCTCCTGAACGAACCGGAATTGGCTTAACGTTAAAACTTTCCTCGTAAGCGGCAGCAGCGGCCTGATACCCTATACTGTCTATAGGGGTAACATAAGCCTGACCACCATGATGAGGAGTAACTTTTACCTTTACACCCTTTGGAGCAAGGCTCTCAAAATGTTTGGTGAACAGTTCTGTTATTTCTTTCCAGTCCTGGTCCGGTACTAAACGCATAGATATTTTTGCGTAAGCTTTGCTTGCAATAACCGTTTTTGCACCTTCTCCTGTATATCCACCCCAAATACCGTTTACATCAAGTGTAGGGCGTATAGAGTTTCTTTCGTTTGTTGTGTAGGTTGCTTCGCCATATACATCGTCAATGTCAAGGGCTCTTTTGTAAGCTTCAAGAGAGAATGGTGCTTTTGCCATTTCATCCCTCTCTTCGCGTGATAGCTCTTCTACTTTATCATAAAAACCGGGAATGGTAATATGGTTGTTTTCGTCGTGAAGCTGAGCAATCATTTTAGCTAATATGTTGATAGGGTTAGCTACCGCACCACCATATAATCCTGAATGCAGGTCGCGGTTAGGTCCTGTAACTTCTACCTCTACATAGCTAAGACCTCTTAATCCTGTAGTAATTGATGGCTGTGTGTTAGATATCATTCCGGTATCCGAAATTAATATCACGTCATTTTTAAGTTTTTCCTGATTGCGCTCCACAAACCAGCTTAGGCTTGGTGAACCAACTTCTTCCTCGCCTTCAATCATGAATTTTACGTTACACGGCAGGTTGTTGTTTTGAGTCATGTACTCAAGTGCCTTAACGTGCATGTACATTTGCCCTTTATCATCACATGCCCCGCGTGCAAAAATTGCACCTTCAGGGTGAAGCTCAGTAGTTTTTACAACAGGCTCAAAAGGAGGTGATGTCCAAAGATCAACCGGATCTGGTGGCTGAACATCATAATGCCCGTATACTAATACTGTTGGAAGGTTTGGATCTATAATCTTTTCGCCGTAAACAATTGGGTAACCCGGAGTTTCGCAAAGCTCAACTTTGTCGCAGCCCGCTTTCTCTAAACTTTCTTTTACGGCTTCGGCAGTGTTTACAACATCCTGAGAGTAGGCGCTGTCGGCACTAACCGACGGTATTTTTAATAATTCTATCAGTTCGTTAATAAATCGGTCTTTATGCTGTCCGACATAGCTTTTTATGTTATCCATCTTAAAATTAATGATATAGAATTGATGTCCAAAAATACAAAAAAATAAATTTAAAAAATTTTTCATTTTTTCTTTGATTGTTTGAAACTAGTCGTATATTTGCACCCTCTTAATGAAACAAACTATTAGTTTTATTATCGGCCTGCGGGTGTGGTGAAATTGGTAGACACGCCAGACTTAGGATCTGGTGCCTCACGGTGTGTAGGTTCGAGTCCTATCACCCGCACAAAAAGCCTCTGATTTTCAGAGGCTTTTTTATTTCTGTCCCTTTCCAGTTTTCTATCTCATTATTTTCAGAAAATTTATTTCAAGAAGTCGTTCAAATTTACTTTGAAGTTTAAAAACTATGCGTATATTTGCAGCCGTAATAATGAAACACACTATTAGTTTTATTATCAGCCTGCGGGTGTGGTGAAATTGGTAGACACGCCAGACTTAGGATCTGGTGCCTCACGGTGTGTAGGTTCGAGTCCTATCACCCGCACAAATAGATAAGCCTATTTACTTGAAATATAGTGGATAGGCTTTTTTTATTGGAATGTTTTCCCCTGAAAAATACCCTATTTTATTTTTCTGGCTATATCTGAACGTGGTTGTATCCTATTGTTTGTTTCTAAGTCTAAATGCCCGTTAAGATATGAAAGCTTTTTTATATATAGGTCTTTGATTGTGTTAAATATTTAGTTAAAACATAGTTAAAAACAGATGTGATTTTCTTTTTGGATTAGTTTTAAGTGTTTCATAAATAATAGATTAACTATTTTTTCAGATTTTAACACTTACAGCCTGTCTATTGTCTAATCCCTTGATTTTTCGTATCTTTGCAATCGAAAATTTAAATATTTTCTTTTCATTCCCCAACTTTCTGATGCATCACCAAAGTTGTTAGTACCAAATTTTTTTTAAAACCAATCTTCCCCTAACTATACTATCCGTAGGGGTGGGTAATTATTGACTATATATTATGGCACAAACGGTAACGATGCTTCATTTAACGAAAGAAGAACTCAGGGCAGAAGTAAGAGCAGAAATTTATGACTTGATAAATGTGTTAGAAAGGAGGCAATGTCCACCTTGCAATGAATCTAAACCAGAAATAAAGCTATTTTACACGAGAGCAGAAACTTGTAAACTACTTAATGTGTCTTTGTCAACCCTCCAAAACTGGAAAACACAGCATATTTTAGTGCCAAACAAGATTAAAGGAAGGGTTTTGTATTCAAAACAGAGTATAGATGATTTTTTAAGAATGTCAGCTTAGGTAATTCTTTGTATTGTTTTGATATACCATTAAAGTAAGTTGTTGATTTCCTGTGTCATAACGGTTGTTCCCCTTTTCCCCTATACTATAATTTTAATAATCCTTTATATGGCTATAGTCATGCAGGTATCGCTATGCCAGAAATATAATTATATCATGTTAGACTATGTTAAATTTAAGGTTCTTGAAAGGGAGTCTT
Proteins encoded:
- a CDS encoding energy transducer TonB, producing the protein MTLKNNPLLNVLNKKTIIAIACTGILYPVNITAAKQPFSKFKEVKLYQDQEEKIYPVKKLDIKPQYVGGEEKFYDYFRNNLNIPEVDKDVKIITEMSFVIEKDGTMSNFKIEKGGEYGVGEEAIRVLKEMPSEWIPGQKNGKAVRSLFKLPITLRVKKS
- a CDS encoding helix-turn-helix domain-containing protein is translated as MLHLTKEELRAEVRAEIYDLINVLERRQCPPCNESKPEIKLFYTRAETCKLLNVSLSTLQNWKTQHILVPNKIKGRVLYSKQSIDDFLRMSA
- a CDS encoding dipeptidase, yielding MDNIKSYVGQHKDRFINELIELLKIPSVSADSAYSQDVVNTAEAVKESLEKAGCDKVELCETPGYPIVYGEKIIDPNLPTVLVYGHYDVQPPDPVDLWTSPPFEPVVKTTELHPEGAIFARGACDDKGQMYMHVKALEYMTQNNNLPCNVKFMIEGEEEVGSPSLSWFVERNQEKLKNDVILISDTGMISNTQPSITTGLRGLSYVEVEVTGPNRDLHSGLYGGAVANPINILAKMIAQLHDENNHITIPGFYDKVEELSREERDEMAKAPFSLEAYKRALDIDDVYGEATYTTNERNSIRPTLDVNGIWGGYTGEGAKTVIASKAYAKISMRLVPDQDWKEITELFTKHFESLAPKGVKVKVTPHHGGQAYVTPIDSIGYQAAAAAYEESFNVKPIPVRSGGSIPIVALFEKELKSKTIMMGFGLDSDAIHSPNEHFGIFNYLKGIETIPLFYKHFTEMSK
- a CDS encoding WG repeat-containing protein, which translates into the protein MRNIFITTLVILSSAVGAQEKSNNKPENWIKVEKDGFTGYIDEFGQEIVPAIYDDITDFGIYCPDTAVVEKDGFIGLISLIDGNQVCKPQYESMNTSDKNPNGWIMVEKDGFYGFIDCNGQEVVKPIYSNIEIATENGTEQ
- a CDS encoding BlaI/MecI/CopY family transcriptional regulator, whose translation is MQLTKTEEQVMELLWKLEKAFMKDLMDLFPEPKPAPTTLATLLKRMTEKGFVGYKEFGKSREYYPLVEKSDYFSKQVNGIIKNFFNNSASQFASFFTKETNMSTKELEELRAIIDKEIQKKK
- a CDS encoding RNA polymerase sigma factor, with the protein product MTEQQLIQGCKKQDRLTQNHVYKTYGSKVMGICKRYMKDHERAEEMVMNTFLTVFQKISQYNNQGSFEGWILRIAVNCCLMELRKKTNFKNEVSTDDVSIPVLNNDSDLWRDDVEKMLNYLPEGARIVFNLYAIEGYKHAEIAEQLGISEGTSKSQLSYAKEKLKKTFFSSLTPKAVNYER
- a CDS encoding energy transducer TonB; its protein translation is MKDNELFKHFKDRSDSFNEPPGDQLWSRIEEQLNITPNPAMVRKGVMYKALIATGVIAIAGSIVIFNYLEKENIEPAVIKTEQPQQIINEPVVTDPAPEEKQIVADIPEEKPVIKEEPKKPEPKKEPVAVAAVKKEPAPAKKEAPVAQKTTLPTTALKGEELKSKESETIEFTIKKEHDSLQTDHINFNRVFSPEKLTKQPEFPGGTQAFYVQISRKFVVKQAIPEGDYKVNISFVIEKDGTLSNIKAIDDPGYGFSEQVIKAFSSLTQKWTPGQIDGRPVRTSYNLPFSINIKKG